One part of the Lapillicoccus jejuensis genome encodes these proteins:
- the mshC gene encoding cysteine--1-D-myo-inosityl 2-amino-2-deoxy-alpha-D-glucopyranoside ligase, whose translation MIAWPSPSLPVVPGSGRPVRLRDTASGEVHEVSPTDGHARLYVCGITPYDATHMGHAATYVTFDLLGRALRDAGHRVTYVQNVTDVDDPLFERAERDGVSWEELGQRETALFREDMTALQVIAPDHYVGAVEAVPLIVPAIEKLVAGGTAYAVPVPDDELGDGVARDDWYFDATAQPRFGVVSDLDHAQMLALFAERGGDPDRDGKRDPLDPLLWRARRDGEPSWPGNDLGEGRPGWHIECTCIALEHLGMPFDVQGGGDDLVFPHHEMSASHGEALRGTEPFARTYVHQAMVGLDGEKMSKSKGNLVLVSRLRRDGVDPMAIRLGLLAHHHASAWDWSDAVLQQAQERLARWREALSRDGGPSSEATVAAVRERLADDLDSPGALAAVDAWAEQALTTGGEDRGAPGVLARALDALLGVRV comes from the coding sequence GTGATCGCGTGGCCGTCCCCCTCCCTGCCCGTCGTGCCCGGCTCCGGTCGACCGGTCCGCCTGCGGGACACCGCCTCCGGTGAGGTGCACGAGGTCTCGCCGACCGACGGGCACGCGCGGCTCTACGTCTGCGGCATCACGCCGTACGACGCCACCCACATGGGCCACGCGGCGACGTACGTCACCTTCGACCTGCTGGGCCGCGCCCTGCGCGACGCCGGGCACCGGGTCACCTACGTGCAGAACGTCACCGACGTCGACGACCCGCTGTTCGAGCGGGCCGAGCGCGACGGGGTGTCGTGGGAGGAGCTGGGGCAGCGCGAGACCGCGCTCTTCCGCGAGGACATGACGGCGCTGCAGGTCATCGCGCCCGACCACTACGTCGGGGCCGTCGAGGCCGTGCCGCTCATCGTCCCGGCGATCGAGAAGCTCGTGGCCGGCGGGACGGCGTACGCCGTGCCCGTCCCCGACGACGAGCTCGGCGACGGCGTCGCCCGCGACGACTGGTACTTCGACGCGACGGCGCAGCCGCGGTTCGGCGTCGTGAGCGACCTCGACCACGCGCAGATGCTCGCGCTCTTCGCCGAGCGGGGCGGAGACCCCGACCGCGATGGCAAGCGCGACCCGCTCGACCCGTTGCTGTGGCGGGCCCGCCGCGACGGCGAGCCGTCCTGGCCCGGCAACGACCTGGGCGAGGGTCGCCCCGGCTGGCACATCGAGTGCACGTGCATCGCGCTCGAGCACCTCGGCATGCCGTTCGACGTCCAGGGCGGCGGCGACGACCTCGTCTTCCCGCACCACGAGATGAGCGCGTCGCACGGCGAGGCGCTGCGCGGCACCGAGCCGTTCGCCCGCACCTACGTGCACCAGGCGATGGTCGGGCTCGACGGCGAGAAGATGAGCAAGAGCAAGGGCAACCTCGTCCTCGTCTCCCGGCTGCGGCGCGACGGCGTCGACCCGATGGCGATCCGGCTGGGGCTGCTCGCGCACCACCACGCGTCCGCGTGGGACTGGAGCGACGCCGTCCTGCAGCAGGCGCAGGAGCGGCTCGCGCGCTGGCGCGAGGCGCTGTCGCGCGACGGCGGCCCGTCGAGCGAGGCGACCGTCGCGGCCGTGCGCGAGCGGCTGGCCGACGACCTCGACTCGCCCGGCGCGCTGGCCGCCGTCGACGCCTGGGCCGAGCAGGCCCTCACCACCGGTGGCGAGGACCGCGGCGCCCCGGGCGTGCTCGCGCGCGCCCTCGACGCGCTGCTCGGCGTCCGGGTCTGA
- a CDS encoding PAC2 family protein — protein MLELEDVPPLRDPILVAAFEGWNDAGEAATATVAHLADVWDAEPVASLDPEDYYDFQVNRPRVVTEDGRRRVQWPTTRILLARRTGFDRDVVLVEGIEPSVRWRTFTIELLEYAQELGVDTVVILGALLADVPHTRPIPVTTTADDEQVRARYEAEASRYEGPTGIVGVLADVSTQAGLTCITCWAAVPHYAGGSPSPKATLSLLGKLEAVLNVTIPLGDLPESARAWERGVNELAESDEEVAEYVQSLEEQTDTADLPEASGDAIAREFERYLRRRGDDPPA, from the coding sequence GTGCTCGAGCTCGAGGACGTCCCGCCCCTGCGCGACCCCATCCTCGTGGCCGCGTTCGAGGGCTGGAACGACGCCGGCGAGGCCGCCACGGCCACCGTCGCGCACCTGGCCGACGTCTGGGACGCCGAGCCCGTGGCCTCGCTCGACCCCGAGGACTACTACGACTTCCAGGTCAACCGGCCCCGGGTCGTCACCGAGGACGGCCGCCGCCGCGTGCAGTGGCCGACCACCCGGATCCTCCTGGCCCGCCGCACGGGGTTCGACCGCGACGTCGTCCTCGTCGAGGGCATCGAGCCGTCGGTGCGCTGGCGCACCTTCACCATCGAGCTGCTCGAGTACGCCCAGGAGCTCGGGGTCGACACCGTCGTCATCCTCGGCGCGCTGCTCGCCGACGTCCCGCACACCCGTCCCATCCCCGTGACGACCACCGCCGACGACGAGCAGGTCCGCGCCCGCTACGAGGCCGAGGCGAGCCGGTACGAGGGCCCGACGGGCATCGTCGGCGTCCTCGCCGACGTCTCGACCCAGGCCGGGCTGACCTGCATCACCTGCTGGGCCGCGGTGCCGCACTACGCCGGCGGCTCCCCCTCGCCGAAGGCCACCCTCAGCCTGCTGGGCAAGCTCGAGGCGGTGCTCAACGTCACCATCCCGCTGGGCGACCTGCCCGAGAGCGCCCGGGCGTGGGAGCGCGGCGTCAACGAGCTCGCCGAGTCGGACGAGGAGGTCGCCGAGTACGTCCAGTCGCTCGAGGAGCAGACCGACACGGCCGACCTGCCCGAGGCCAGCGGCGACGCCATCGCCCGCGAGTTCGAGCGCTACCTGCGCCGCCGAGGGGACGACCCGCCGGCCTGA
- a CDS encoding HAD family hydrolase — MSSPAPASARATGEPTGGRLPAAVLWDMDGTLVDSEPYWIAEEHALVEEFGGTWSDEHAHALVGNPLEVSAQYILDHSPVTLSVTQVVERLMGGVMARVEAQVPWRPGAPELLAACRERGVRTALVTMSWRPFTDLLTRVLPAGSFDVVVPGDAVTHGKPHPEPYLTAVRELGLRAAECVALEDSPSGVASAVAAGVPTIAVPHVVPVPRTVGAVQVPTLAGLAPEDLLPLLDAAAR; from the coding sequence GTGTCGAGCCCCGCCCCCGCCTCCGCCCGCGCGACCGGTGAGCCGACCGGCGGGCGCCTGCCCGCGGCCGTCCTGTGGGACATGGACGGCACCCTCGTCGACAGCGAGCCCTACTGGATCGCCGAGGAGCACGCGCTGGTCGAGGAGTTCGGCGGCACGTGGAGCGACGAGCACGCCCACGCCCTCGTCGGGAACCCGCTCGAGGTGTCGGCGCAGTACATCCTCGACCACTCGCCGGTGACGCTGTCGGTCACGCAGGTGGTCGAGCGGCTGATGGGCGGGGTGATGGCGCGCGTCGAGGCGCAGGTGCCGTGGCGGCCCGGAGCGCCCGAGCTGCTGGCCGCCTGCCGCGAGCGGGGGGTGCGCACCGCCCTCGTGACGATGTCCTGGCGACCGTTCACCGACCTCCTGACGCGCGTGCTGCCCGCCGGCTCCTTCGACGTCGTCGTCCCCGGCGACGCGGTCACCCACGGCAAGCCGCACCCGGAGCCCTACCTCACCGCCGTGCGGGAGCTCGGCCTGCGCGCCGCCGAGTGCGTGGCGCTCGAGGACTCGCCCTCCGGGGTGGCCTCGGCCGTCGCGGCCGGCGTGCCGACGATCGCCGTCCCGCACGTCGTGCCCGTGCCGCGCACCGTCGGGGCGGTGCAGGTGCCCACCCTGGCCGGCCTCGCCCCCGAGGACCTCCTGCCGCTGCTCGACGCGGCCGCGCGGTAG
- a CDS encoding RecB family exonuclease — protein MTTTAQPVPLREPLPGRSRALSPSRAADFKQCPLLYRFRVVDRLPAPPSPAAARGTLVHAVLERLFDLPAPERTTEAARALVEPEWERLVEEEPELARMIEADEERTPQSWFAEAGRLLDQWFTLEDPTALEPRERELYVEADVPTPDGTLTLRGIVDRLDVADDGAMRVVDYKTGRSPGESYEQRALFQLRFYALVLWRMHGVVPRVLQLVYLGNQEVLRYEPDEDDLRATERNVTAVWAAIQQAAATGDWRPSRGRTCGWCDFKALCPAWGGTPPPLPTHAVDLAVDPHGSAALEDED, from the coding sequence ATGACGACGACCGCGCAGCCCGTGCCGCTGCGCGAGCCGCTGCCCGGCCGCTCCCGGGCGCTCTCGCCCAGCCGGGCCGCCGACTTCAAGCAGTGCCCGCTGCTCTACCGGTTCCGCGTCGTCGACCGGCTGCCCGCCCCGCCGTCCCCGGCCGCCGCGCGCGGCACCCTCGTCCACGCCGTCCTCGAGCGGCTCTTCGACCTCCCCGCGCCCGAGCGCACGACCGAGGCCGCCCGCGCGCTCGTCGAGCCCGAGTGGGAGCGGCTCGTCGAGGAGGAGCCCGAGCTCGCCCGGATGATCGAGGCGGACGAGGAGCGCACGCCGCAGTCGTGGTTCGCCGAGGCGGGCCGGCTGCTCGACCAGTGGTTCACCCTCGAGGACCCGACCGCGCTCGAGCCGCGCGAGCGCGAGCTCTACGTCGAGGCCGACGTGCCGACCCCCGACGGCACGCTCACCCTGCGCGGGATCGTCGACCGGCTCGACGTCGCCGACGACGGTGCCATGCGGGTGGTCGACTACAAGACGGGCCGCTCCCCCGGCGAGAGCTACGAGCAGCGCGCCCTGTTCCAGCTGCGCTTCTACGCACTGGTGCTGTGGCGGATGCACGGGGTCGTCCCGCGCGTCCTGCAGCTGGTCTACCTCGGCAACCAGGAGGTCCTGCGCTACGAGCCGGACGAGGACGACCTGCGCGCCACGGAGCGCAACGTCACGGCCGTGTGGGCCGCGATCCAGCAGGCCGCCGCGACCGGTGACTGGCGCCCCAGCCGGGGCCGCACGTGCGGCTGGTGCGACTTCAAGGCCCTGTGCCCGGCCTGGGGCGGCACCCCGCCGCCGCTGCCCACCCACGCCGTCGACCTCGCCGTCGACCCGCACGGCTCGGCGGCGCTGGAGGATGAGGACTAG
- the metH gene encoding methionine synthase, translating into MTHTPTTADGTARPETAWRPDATPELTEHLHRRILVLDGAMGTMIQRQGLSEADYRGERFADWPSDLKGNNDLLSLTQPDVIGGIHRDYLAAGADVLETNTFNANRISMRDYDMQDLAYELNLASARLARAEADAMTRRTPDRPRWVGGALGPTNRTASISPDVNDPGARNVSFDELVEAYLEAARGLVDGGADLLFVETIFDTLNAKAAIFAVETLFEQTGRRWPVILSGTITDASGRTLSGQVTEAFWNSVRHARPLAIGLNCALGADEMRPYVAELARVADTFVSCYPNAGLPNAFGEYDETPEQMASVVGAFASDGLVNLLGGCCGTSPDHIAAIAKAADGCEPRVPAQVRPALRLSGLEPVTVDEDSLFVNVGERTNITGSARFRRLIKEEDYPTALNVARQQVESGAQVIDVNMDEGMIDGVAAMDRFLKLIASEPDISRVPVMVDSSKWEVIEAGLKTVQGKPIVNSISMKEGVEPFLEHARLCRKYGAAVVVMAFDEDGQADTLERRKEICATAYEILTQQVGFPAEDIIFDPNVFAVATGIEEHANYGVDFIEATRWIKENLPGALVSGGVSNVSFSFRGNNPVREAIHAVFLFHAVRAGMDMGIVNAGALVVYDEIDADLRERIEDVVLNRRPDAADRLLEVADRYNTGDTKQEAVEQEWRTKPVSERITYALVKGIDEFAETDTEELRAEIAARGGKPIEVIEGPLMDGMNVVGDLFGAGKMFLPQVVKSARVMKKAVAYLIPFIEEEKLASGDTEEKPKGKIVMATVKGDVHDIGKNIVGVVLQCNNYDVVDLGVMVPTARIIEAARTEKADIIGLSGLITPSLDEMVGFAQEMERQGLDLPLLIGGATTSKAHTAVKVAPRYHGPVIWVKDASRSVPVAAALLSEDQRPGLLERTAADYEGVRARHEAKHGERRMLTLAQARAAAPVLDWSSYRPPRPRLLAQQAKDVCQGPACDHRHDVARQFTRTYADYSLEELRPFIDWSPFFAAWEMKGRYPDILHNPASGEAARRLFDDANAMLDRIVAERWLTAKGVVGLWPANSIGDDLEVYTDETRSEVRTVLHGLRQQGQHREGVPNRSLSDVVAPKDSGLPDYVGGFAVTAGLGSQERVAGLKADLDDYNAILLESVADRLAEAFAERMHQRVRKELWGYATDEHLSPEELIKETYRGIRPAPGYPACPDHTEKLALWELLDAQEQTGITLTESMAMWPGASVSGWYFSHPQSQYFVVGRLARDQVEDYAARKGWTLREAERWLSPNLGYQPED; encoded by the coding sequence GTGACCCACACTCCGACGACGGCCGACGGCACCGCCCGGCCGGAGACCGCCTGGCGCCCCGACGCGACGCCGGAGCTGACCGAGCACCTGCACCGCCGCATCCTCGTCCTCGACGGGGCGATGGGGACGATGATCCAGCGCCAGGGGCTCTCGGAGGCGGACTACCGCGGTGAGCGCTTCGCCGACTGGCCGAGCGACCTCAAGGGCAACAACGACCTGCTCTCGCTGACCCAGCCCGACGTCATCGGCGGGATCCACCGCGACTACCTCGCGGCGGGCGCCGACGTGCTCGAGACCAACACGTTCAACGCCAACCGCATCTCGATGCGCGACTACGACATGCAGGACCTCGCCTACGAGCTCAACCTCGCGTCCGCGCGGCTGGCCCGGGCCGAGGCCGACGCGATGACGCGGCGCACGCCCGACCGGCCGCGCTGGGTGGGCGGCGCGCTCGGCCCGACGAACCGGACGGCGTCGATCTCCCCGGACGTCAACGACCCCGGGGCGCGCAACGTCTCCTTCGACGAGCTCGTCGAGGCCTACCTCGAGGCAGCGCGCGGCCTCGTCGACGGCGGCGCCGACCTGCTCTTCGTCGAGACGATCTTCGACACCCTCAACGCCAAGGCGGCGATCTTCGCCGTCGAGACGCTCTTCGAGCAGACCGGCCGGCGCTGGCCGGTCATCCTGTCCGGCACCATCACGGACGCGTCCGGGCGCACCCTGTCGGGGCAGGTCACCGAGGCGTTCTGGAACTCCGTGCGGCACGCCCGCCCGCTGGCCATCGGCCTCAACTGCGCCCTCGGCGCCGACGAGATGCGCCCGTACGTCGCCGAGCTGGCCCGGGTCGCCGACACCTTCGTCTCCTGCTACCCCAACGCGGGTCTGCCCAACGCGTTCGGGGAGTACGACGAGACCCCCGAGCAGATGGCCTCGGTGGTCGGCGCGTTCGCGTCCGACGGCCTGGTCAACCTGCTCGGTGGGTGCTGCGGCACCTCCCCCGACCACATCGCCGCGATCGCCAAGGCCGCCGACGGCTGCGAGCCGCGGGTGCCCGCGCAGGTGCGGCCGGCGCTGCGGCTGTCCGGTCTCGAGCCGGTGACCGTCGACGAGGACTCGCTCTTCGTCAACGTCGGCGAGCGCACCAACATCACGGGTTCGGCCCGGTTCCGCCGCCTCATCAAGGAGGAGGACTACCCGACCGCGCTCAACGTCGCCCGCCAGCAGGTGGAGTCCGGCGCGCAGGTCATCGACGTCAACATGGACGAGGGGATGATCGACGGGGTCGCGGCGATGGACCGCTTCCTCAAGCTCATCGCGTCCGAGCCGGACATCTCGCGGGTCCCGGTCATGGTCGACTCCTCGAAGTGGGAGGTCATCGAGGCCGGTCTGAAGACGGTGCAGGGCAAGCCCATCGTCAACTCGATCTCGATGAAGGAGGGCGTCGAGCCCTTCCTCGAGCACGCCCGGCTGTGCCGCAAGTACGGCGCCGCCGTCGTCGTCATGGCCTTCGACGAGGACGGCCAGGCCGACACCCTCGAGCGCCGCAAGGAGATCTGCGCGACGGCGTACGAGATCCTCACCCAGCAGGTGGGGTTCCCGGCCGAGGACATCATCTTCGACCCCAACGTCTTCGCCGTCGCGACCGGCATCGAGGAGCACGCCAACTACGGCGTCGACTTCATCGAGGCCACCCGGTGGATCAAGGAGAACCTGCCCGGGGCCCTGGTCTCCGGCGGTGTCTCCAACGTCTCGTTCTCGTTCCGGGGCAACAACCCCGTCCGCGAGGCCATCCACGCCGTCTTCCTGTTCCACGCCGTCCGCGCGGGCATGGACATGGGCATCGTCAACGCCGGCGCGCTCGTCGTCTACGACGAGATCGACGCCGACCTGCGGGAGCGGATCGAGGACGTCGTCCTCAACCGGCGGCCCGACGCCGCCGACCGGCTCCTCGAGGTCGCCGACCGCTACAACACCGGCGACACCAAGCAGGAGGCCGTCGAGCAGGAGTGGCGGACCAAGCCGGTCTCGGAGCGGATCACCTACGCCCTGGTCAAGGGCATCGACGAGTTCGCCGAGACCGACACCGAGGAGCTGCGCGCCGAGATCGCCGCCCGCGGGGGCAAGCCCATCGAGGTCATCGAGGGCCCGCTCATGGACGGCATGAACGTCGTGGGCGACCTGTTCGGCGCGGGGAAGATGTTCCTCCCCCAGGTCGTCAAGAGCGCCCGGGTGATGAAGAAGGCCGTCGCCTACCTCATCCCGTTCATCGAGGAGGAGAAGCTCGCCTCCGGCGACACCGAGGAGAAGCCCAAGGGCAAGATCGTCATGGCGACGGTCAAGGGCGACGTGCACGACATCGGCAAGAACATCGTCGGCGTCGTGCTCCAGTGCAACAACTACGACGTCGTCGACCTCGGCGTCATGGTGCCGACGGCCCGCATCATCGAGGCGGCCAGGACCGAGAAGGCCGACATCATCGGCCTGTCCGGGCTCATCACGCCGTCGCTGGACGAGATGGTCGGCTTCGCGCAGGAGATGGAGCGCCAGGGTCTCGACCTGCCGCTGCTCATCGGCGGCGCGACGACGAGCAAGGCGCACACCGCGGTCAAGGTGGCCCCGCGCTACCACGGCCCGGTCATCTGGGTGAAGGACGCGTCGCGCTCGGTCCCGGTGGCGGCGGCGCTGCTGTCGGAGGACCAGCGTCCGGGGCTGCTCGAGCGGACCGCCGCCGACTACGAGGGCGTCCGCGCCCGCCACGAGGCCAAGCACGGAGAGCGGCGGATGCTCACCCTCGCGCAGGCCCGTGCGGCGGCCCCCGTCCTGGACTGGTCGTCGTACCGGCCGCCGCGTCCGCGGCTGCTGGCCCAGCAGGCCAAGGACGTCTGCCAGGGCCCGGCCTGCGACCACCGCCACGACGTCGCGCGGCAGTTCACCCGGACCTACGCGGACTACTCGCTCGAGGAGCTGCGCCCCTTCATCGACTGGTCGCCGTTCTTCGCGGCGTGGGAGATGAAGGGCCGCTACCCCGACATCCTGCACAACCCCGCCTCGGGCGAGGCGGCGCGCCGGCTGTTCGACGACGCGAACGCCATGCTCGACCGGATCGTGGCCGAGCGCTGGCTGACGGCCAAGGGGGTCGTCGGGCTGTGGCCGGCCAACAGCATCGGCGACGACCTCGAGGTCTACACCGACGAGACGCGCAGCGAGGTCCGCACCGTCCTGCACGGTCTGCGCCAGCAGGGCCAGCACCGCGAGGGGGTGCCGAACCGCTCGCTCAGCGACGTCGTCGCCCCGAAGGACAGCGGGCTGCCCGACTACGTCGGGGGCTTCGCCGTCACCGCGGGTCTCGGCTCGCAGGAGCGAGTGGCCGGTCTCAAGGCCGACCTCGACGACTACAACGCGATCCTGCTCGAGTCGGTCGCCGACCGGCTCGCCGAGGCGTTCGCCGAGCGGATGCACCAGCGGGTCCGCAAGGAGCTGTGGGGCTACGCCACCGACGAGCACCTCTCCCCCGAGGAGCTCATCAAGGAGACGTACCGCGGCATCCGTCCCGCCCCCGGCTACCCCGCCTGCCCCGACCACACCGAGAAGCTCGCCCTGTGGGAGCTGCTGGACGCGCAGGAGCAGACCGGGATCACCCTCACCGAGAGCATGGCCATGTGGCCGGGGGCGTCCGTGAGCGGCTGGTACTTCAGCCACCCGCAGTCGCAGTACTTCGTCGTCGGCCGCCTCGCGCGCGACCAGGTCGAGGACTACGCGGCCCGCAAGGGCTGGACCCTGCGGGAGGCCGAGCGCTGGCTCTCGCCCAACCTCGGCTACCAGCCGGAGGACTGA
- a CDS encoding M50 family metallopeptidase gives MTAGPTAPSYGWRVGSLRGVPVFIGRSYPLIALVVVGLTAFRVPDPRTGQTGGLYGVAVGVASALLLLVSVLVHEGAHAVVAARLGHRVDRIVADVWGGHTVYDGGVARPGSSAAIAVSGPVANLVVAGLAYAARGPVGDGTPGLLLSYLFLGNLLLGVVNLLPGLPLDGGFVVDSLVWKVTGSRHVGLLVAGWLGRLLVVAAVLLLVGLPLLRGASPAPFTVVYVALIGAFLWNGATAAVRAGGNGRAMERVPVGQVLRPVASAGVHEPLGQVLARLDGFPGAVVVHAPDGRPAGLLDREAAHAVHPADLTAGLTTAAVLLRQPPGWAVVVDPAADSAVLVDAVVSAGGGPDDPVPALVVVLDPSGRPVGSVSLSELDAAVRARR, from the coding sequence ATGACCGCCGGCCCGACCGCCCCGTCGTACGGCTGGCGGGTCGGGAGCCTGCGAGGCGTGCCCGTCTTCATCGGCCGCTCCTACCCGCTCATCGCGCTGGTCGTCGTCGGGCTCACCGCCTTCCGGGTCCCCGACCCGCGCACCGGGCAGACCGGCGGCCTGTACGGCGTCGCCGTCGGCGTGGCGAGCGCGCTGCTGCTCCTGGTGTCGGTGCTCGTCCACGAGGGTGCGCACGCGGTCGTCGCCGCCCGGCTCGGGCACCGCGTCGACCGCATCGTGGCCGACGTCTGGGGCGGCCACACGGTGTACGACGGCGGGGTGGCCCGCCCCGGGTCGAGCGCCGCCATCGCCGTGTCGGGCCCGGTCGCCAACCTCGTCGTCGCCGGCCTCGCGTACGCCGCCCGGGGGCCCGTCGGGGACGGGACGCCCGGTCTGCTGCTCTCCTACCTCTTCCTCGGCAACCTCCTCCTCGGGGTCGTCAACCTGCTGCCGGGCCTGCCCCTCGACGGCGGCTTCGTCGTCGACTCCCTCGTGTGGAAGGTGACCGGCAGCCGCCACGTCGGCCTCCTGGTCGCCGGGTGGCTCGGCCGGCTGCTCGTCGTCGCGGCCGTGCTGCTGCTCGTCGGCCTGCCGCTGCTGCGGGGGGCGTCGCCGGCGCCGTTCACCGTCGTCTACGTCGCCCTCATCGGCGCCTTCCTGTGGAACGGGGCCACCGCTGCCGTGCGGGCCGGCGGCAACGGACGGGCCATGGAGCGGGTGCCGGTCGGGCAGGTGCTGAGGCCGGTCGCCTCGGCGGGCGTCCACGAACCGTTGGGGCAGGTGCTCGCCCGGCTCGACGGCTTCCCGGGCGCCGTCGTCGTCCACGCCCCCGACGGACGGCCCGCCGGCCTGCTCGACCGGGAGGCGGCGCACGCCGTCCACCCCGCCGACCTCACGGCCGGGCTGACCACCGCGGCCGTGCTGCTGCGCCAGCCGCCCGGGTGGGCCGTCGTCGTCGACCCGGCGGCCGACAGCGCGGTGCTCGTCGACGCCGTCGTGTCGGCGGGTGGTGGTCCGGACGACCCGGTGCCCGCGCTCGTCGTCGTCCTCGACCCGTCCGGTCGGCCGGTCGGGTCGGTGTCGCTCAGCGAGCTCGACGCCGCCGTTCGCGCGCGACGCTGA
- a CDS encoding single-stranded DNA-binding protein: protein MGAESTMVGDPGVVEALVGDAQVAPVGPRVRVSREGAVAPMGRAAEGLLAPGVPGVNQVLLVGRVSTSAHEQEMPSGDVLVTLRLVVPRPASRTLGDRRRPRVPVDTIEIACWSAATRRRALRFSGGELVEVSGALRRRFYRAGAVALSRYEVEARSLRRVREVTAAKVVVGDVVGEAVGE, encoded by the coding sequence GTGGGGGCGGAGAGCACGATGGTGGGCGACCCGGGGGTCGTCGAGGCGCTGGTCGGTGACGCGCAGGTGGCGCCGGTCGGCCCGCGGGTGCGGGTGTCGCGGGAGGGGGCGGTCGCCCCCATGGGTCGGGCCGCCGAGGGCCTGCTCGCCCCCGGGGTGCCGGGGGTCAACCAGGTCCTGCTCGTGGGGCGGGTCTCGACCTCGGCCCACGAGCAGGAGATGCCGAGCGGGGACGTGCTCGTCACCCTGCGGCTCGTCGTCCCGCGGCCGGCGAGCAGGACGCTGGGCGACCGACGACGACCGCGGGTCCCGGTCGACACCATCGAGATCGCCTGCTGGTCGGCGGCGACCCGGCGGCGGGCGCTGCGCTTCTCGGGCGGTGAGCTGGTCGAGGTGAGCGGGGCGCTGCGCCGCCGCTTCTACCGGGCGGGCGCGGTGGCCCTCAGCCGCTACGAGGTCGAGGCGCGGTCGCTGCGCCGGGTCCGCGAGGTCACGGCGGCGAAGGTCGTCGTGGGGGACGTCGTGGGGGAGGCCGTGGGGGAGTGA
- a CDS encoding tRNA (adenine-N1)-methyltransferase, protein MTSSVPPTPPAPDEDERREAGGSGAVPAPAHGALSVGDRVQLTDPKGRLHTITLEAGREFHTHHGILRHDDVLGRPDGSVVANTAGVEYLCLRPLLADYVMSMPRGAAVVYPKDSGQIVMMADIFPGARVVEAGVGSGALSMSLLRAVGESGRLVSFERREDFADIARGNARAFFGADHPAWEVVVGDLVEALPRTLEPGTVDRVVLDMLAPWECLDVVGDALAPGGVLICYVATATQLSRVAEAIREHGGWTEPSAWESLVRGWHLEGLAVRPEHRMHGHTGFLITTRRLAPGVCAPRRSRRPAKGAYGDASGTSGASGAAGASTPADPSTPDGVGTELRDVPAQEWTAEALGERTVSEKRIRRVRRSVTETSES, encoded by the coding sequence GTGACGAGCAGCGTGCCCCCGACCCCGCCGGCCCCGGACGAGGACGAGCGCCGGGAGGCGGGCGGGTCGGGCGCCGTCCCGGCCCCGGCGCACGGGGCCCTCTCGGTCGGCGACCGGGTGCAGCTGACGGACCCGAAGGGCCGGCTGCACACCATCACCCTCGAGGCGGGCCGGGAGTTCCACACCCACCACGGGATCCTGCGGCACGACGACGTCCTGGGCCGACCCGACGGGTCGGTCGTGGCCAACACGGCCGGTGTGGAGTACCTCTGCCTGCGCCCGCTGCTGGCCGACTACGTCATGTCGATGCCGCGCGGGGCCGCGGTCGTCTACCCCAAGGACTCGGGGCAGATCGTCATGATGGCCGACATCTTCCCCGGGGCCCGGGTGGTCGAGGCCGGTGTCGGGTCGGGGGCCCTGAGCATGTCGCTGCTGCGCGCGGTCGGCGAGTCCGGGCGGCTGGTGTCGTTCGAGCGCCGCGAGGACTTCGCCGACATCGCCCGCGGCAACGCCCGCGCCTTCTTCGGGGCGGACCACCCGGCCTGGGAGGTCGTCGTCGGTGACCTCGTCGAGGCGCTGCCGCGCACCCTCGAGCCGGGCACCGTCGACCGCGTCGTCCTCGACATGCTCGCCCCGTGGGAGTGCCTCGACGTCGTCGGCGACGCGCTGGCGCCGGGTGGGGTGCTCATCTGCTACGTCGCCACCGCGACCCAGCTCAGCCGGGTCGCGGAGGCGATCCGCGAGCACGGTGGCTGGACCGAGCCGTCGGCCTGGGAGTCGCTCGTGCGCGGGTGGCACCTCGAGGGGCTCGCGGTCCGGCCCGAGCACCGGATGCACGGCCACACCGGGTTCCTCATCACCACGCGCCGGCTCGCCCCCGGGGTCTGCGCGCCCCGTCGCTCCCGCCGTCCGGCCAAGGGCGCGTACGGCGACGCGTCGGGCACCTCGGGCGCCTCGGGCGCGGCGGGCGCGTCCACCCCCGCCGACCCGTCCACCCCCGACGGGGTCGGGACCGAGCTGCGCGACGTGCCGGCCCAGGAGTGGACGGCGGAGGCGCTGGGGGAGCGGACGGTGTCGGAGAAGCGGATCCGACGCGTGCGCCGTTCTGTGACCGAAACCTCCGAGAGTTGA